From one Rosa rugosa chromosome 4, drRosRugo1.1, whole genome shotgun sequence genomic stretch:
- the LOC133707215 gene encoding uncharacterized protein LOC133707215 — protein sequence MRLVRQRTTDPSRLSEAGPSANAEEPTLLLGQASTNPVAPLPSPTSTEHLQGPTILITISDDDSSEDESVESHSETSAVYEELMTTEILTALEVQEVNEVGPHPLGDHVPDIDPTARKDSVCTEEVAANAEGPIGETVAPEMENDTDGGGAPQVSRINETTVEAEGSVLESAPLSHGEPRVEFPDSPVAEGTYQPVEDEETEEAVHPFALVVRDPVALPPPPPPTRFERLMRVLEVTPPSAVDEAKMVLHEHLGPRVLETDILPRVLEALRYLRQEKALTLQQFSAIDDLLNELGEARQLQPAANAQAHDTREALNSLSREMDISRGILNERTNHL from the exons atgcgattg gtccgtcaaaggaccactgatccctctcgcctaagcgaggctggaccctcagccaaTGCAGAAGAGCCAACTCTCTTGCTAggtcaagcatcaactaaccccgtggcgcctcttccgtctcccacatctacagagcatctgcaaggtcctaccattctaataacaatctctgatgacgactcctcggaggatgaaagcgtggaaagccactctgagacttctgccgtttatgaggaactgatgacgacagagattctcacggcactagaggtccaagaggtgaatgaggtggGGCCTcatcctcttggtgaccacgtaccagatattgacccgacagctcgaaag gattctgtttgtaccgaggaggtggctgcaaacgctgagggtcctatcggcgagacagtcgccccagagatggaaaatgatactgacggtggtggtgccccccaagtctcgcgaataaatgagacaaccgtcgaagccgagggctctgtgcttgaatctgctccactttcccatggtgagccgcgagttgagtttccagattctcctgtAGCTGAAGGGACATACCAacctgttgaagatgaagaaactgaggaagctgtccacccttttgcattggtggttcgtgatcctgtggcgcttccgccgcctcctcctcctaccagattcgagagattgatgagggtgttagaggtaactcctccttctgctgtggatgaggctaagatggtgcttcacgaacatctgggtcctcgggtattggagactgacatcctcccgcgagtcttggaagctctAAGGTATCttcgccaggagaaggcattgaccctgcagcaatttagtgccattgacgatctgctgaatgaacttggtgaggcccgccaacttcaaccggccgcgaacgcccaggctcacgacactcgagaggctttgaatagcctctctcgagaaatggacatctctcgcggtattttaaatgagcgaaccaaccaCCTGtag
- the LOC133745609 gene encoding protein DOWNSTREAM OF FLC, which translates to MAKLVMLFALCVLPALAVATRPMRTPFTVEGKVYCDACRFGYESSATTYIAGAKVRVECKDKLTMALRYSKEGTTDSTGTYRITVAEDHEDQICDSILVSSPQKSCSEATPGRDRARVILTGYNGIASYNRLANAMGFMRTEAVSGCSQILKQMQELDV; encoded by the exons ATGGCGAAGCTTGTGATGCTGTTTGCTCTGTGCGTGCTGCCGGCTCTGGCCGTCGCCACCCGTCCGATGAGGACTCCGTTCACCGTCGAAGGAAAGGTCTACTGCGACGCTTGCCGTTTCGGTTACGAGTCCTCCGCCACCACCTACATTGCTG GTGCTAAGGTTAGAGTGGAATGCAAGGACAAGCTGACAATGGCACTCAGGTACAGCAAAGAAGGGACAACTGACTCGACCGGAACCTACAGGATTACAGTTGCAGAGGACCATGAGGACCAGATCTGTGATTCTATCCTTGTGAGCAGCCCACAGAAGAGCTGTTCAGAAGCTACCCCAGGGCGTGACCGTGCTCGTGTCATCCTCACCGGCTACAATGGCATTGCATCATACAACCGTTTGGCCAATGCTATGGGGTTCATGAGGACTGAGGCCGTGTCTGGTTGTTCCCAGATTCTCAAGCAGATGCAGGAGTTGGATGTGTAG